Sequence from the Gloeocapsopsis dulcis genome:
CTCCACAAAAATGTGCCGGAATTCGCCCAGAACCTCCCATCCCAGAACATAAATCTAAAGGAGATAACCCCACTGCAACTGCGGCTGCACTACCACCGCTACTTCCACCAACGGTGTATGCTAAGTTCCAAGGATTATTCGTACGTCCAAAATCCGAGTTGGTTTGCATATCCGAGGCGAGTAATGCCAAGTTGGTTTTACCTAAAATTATTGCCCCAGCATTGCGGATACGGGACACTGCAGTAGCATCGTGTTGGGGAATGTAATTTGATAAGCCTTTATAACCACAAGTTGTCCGCATTCCTACTGTTTCATAACAATCTTTCACGGTTACAGGGACGCCATGTAATTCTCCCCAAACTTCTCCTTTAGCTAGTGCGACATCTGCGGCTTTTGCTTTAGCGATCGCGTTTTCTTCATCGAGAGTAATAATTGCATTAATTGTGGGATTATGCTGTGCAATTTGTTGTAGATATGCTTCTAAAACTTCTAATGCAGAAACTTGGCGATCGCGGATCGTTTTAGCCAGTTGGTATGCTGGCAAGAAAACAATGTCATTCATGGGTTAGTCAAAATATTAGTTTTGATTGATGATAGCGATCGCGTTTTTCCCTTGTCTTGCCAGTTCTTCCGAAAACTATCGCCATCTTCTAAAAACTTCTAGAGTTTTCTACATATCAAGTCCAGGTTCAAGAATTATGTCTTGGGAAGACCTGTTATGTAATAACAATATGTAATAACATTTAATTGGGTAGTAGCTTTGATAATCACAATGTCGAATAAACAAAGTAAACATTACGACGCGACTTGGGCACAAATTGGTAACGCATCCGGTTTTCGCCTTAGTGCAAGATTTTTTAAAGAGAATCCTCAATTTACTGGTGCAAAAGGTGCTGTCGAGGTCATTAGTCCTGATACGTTATTAGTACGTCTACAAACTCAATCATCCGAGCAAGTAGAAGATGAACTCATGCTGAGCTTATTTCTAGATTTCTTGATGAAGAACGCGCTTGCCAATCCTGATAGTGAGTTAGAAGCTTACACAGCCGCTATGTCAGCTGAGGATGACGAGTTGTTAGAAGGAGTCGTAGTTGATAGTTAATGGCTGGCGAATCTACTTTATTAACCGGTTATTTGGTAAACAGCGTCGAGATTTGCAAGCTGAGGTTCGCCAACTCAAGAAAAAGTTATCGTTTGAGGAATATCAGAGTCATGCCACAGTAAAACTTTATGCGGCAATTATGGTTGCTATTAAGGAGAAAATACCTCTCGATCCTTTTGCATCATACTTTGCACTTTTTGGTCTGCTTAAGAAGTACAGCCGAGTCAAAAAAATGGGGCTTCCTGATCGCTATCGTCTGTTCTTTCGTACTTTGCAAACTCCAGAACACAAAGCTATTTTTATTCTTTGGTTAGGTTATCCAAGGAAGCAAGGAGATAAAAACGACTGCTATAAAGCTTTTACTAAAATGGTACAGAGGGGAGAATTCCCAGAATCTCTTAATGCATTGCTGCTTAATAGCGATCAGGACTAAAGTAGCTTTCTAGGTAGTGCTAAACAAGTAATGATGCATTGTAGTAATGCACAAAATACCAAATAGCCCCAATATGATTCTCCAATGACCTAGAAAAGGACAAGGTTTTTCGCACCAATCGAGACACCCGTTGCCTGAGCGTGTTGTTGAAGCGCTCAACATAACTGGTCTTGCCCGTCTCTTTGCCGACTGCACGATGCCGCTTATTCGGTAAAACTGCTGCGTAGGCTGCCCAAAAATCGGTGTAAGCAACTGCACATTGACGGTAGACTGGGGGCAAAGAATTCCACAATTGACGAGCTGCCGTTTCGTCTCGTGTACCAATGTAAACGCCAACAATTTCACGCGTGTCTGCATCCAGAGCTAACCAAACCCATTGTTTGTTGCCTTTGTGGTCTACAAATGACCACAACTCATCACACTGAATCGTTAGCACCCCTTTTTTGGGTGTCACCTGCACTTGCCGAGGCACCTGAGCATATTTCTGATTAACGTAGCTTTGCAGCCATTGCTCAGACACCTGCGCTACACGAGCAATTCCAGCAAGGGAAATCCGCTCCAACAGCAATCGGTCAATCCACTCCCGTGTGTTTTGGTCTATCACCTTCTTTTGGGGATGTTCTACGAATTGCCGACCGCATTCATGACATTTGAACCGTTGTTTACCGTTGTGAATTCGACCATTTTTGACTGTTTGAGAAGATGCACAAATGGGGCAGGCAGGCATGAGAGAAAAAAATCAGCAAGAGTTCTACTTCTCCATCATTACATCTTGAGCACTACCTAAGTTTCTACACGTCTGTCTTACTCCAAGGTTGCGCTCCTTCTATACGCTTTTGTATAAGGCGTAAATACTCCCACCCTCGTTGAACTCCAACGGGACGATTTAAAAGTTTGCTCATCCACTCGGCTACCCTCCGGCTATTCCATAAGCCTCCATCTGGTGCAGGTCCTTGCAAGGCTTGTGCAAGTTGAGCTTGTTGCCATTTTGTGAGCAAAGTGGGTGCCCCAAGCTGGTTGCGGCGTCGGTTTCTAAGCACTTCTGGTCCATGTTGATTATATTCGCGGGTAAGGCGACGAATTGAATTAGGAGTATAGCCAACCACCGCAGAAATATCTTTTGTCGATCTGCCTTGTGCTAATAGCCAGATAGTTTGATAATGCGTTAGTTCGATAGCATCTCTCGCTTGACGATAGCGTCTTTCCAACTCTTCTATGGTCAGGTGGGCTTTCACAGTTAAGTGTTTCGGCATAAAGCTTAGAGATTGCATTTTTTGTCTAAAACTGACTGCACCGAAGTAATACTTCAATCCACAGTACTACTTCAAACAACATTGTGCTTTTGATCGTCAAAATTTGTCGATATGGATTTATTCAGGAATAGTGTATAAGCTCCATTCGCACGAATCTATGTCTGCGATCGCCTTTTGACCTATTTCTCGCACCATGCGTCTGGAAATACTAGTCCATTACAAATTCCCTAAATTTATTAAAGTTTTAGAGATAAAGCTTCTCACAATTAGAACTTTTTTTCAGTGCAGATTGTTGCTTAAAGCACTTTTATCACTGCTTGATATCGCTCCTCAATATCCTTTTTATCTAACTGTTGAGAAACGCCATCGAAACTGTCGTGCTTAATCATTTCGGCATGACGACGCAGTGCTGCACGGAGTCTTGAATTTTGGGTGTAAAGAGCAATGGTTGCGATCGCCTCCAGTAAACGAATAGTGACAGCAACATCCGAAGTACTATACTGTCGAATTTGGTTAAAGGCAGCATCAGTTAGCCCTGCAAACGTCACTGGTTGAGCAATGACGCGCAAGTTGTCCTTGTCATCGTAGCGGTAGGGAGAAGGAAAATTGCGTTGGGCAAGACGTGACAGCCCTGCACTCAATCGGTCAATACACCTAATCGCAGTAAATGGATCGTTGACGGCGGGAGAAATGGCACGTAGAGCAATTTCAACTAATTGATGAATGGGAAACTCTACATCCTGCTGCTCGGTGCGTTCTCTACCTAGAATAAAGGCATCTCGAAACTCTTTAGTGAGTTTTTGATTGATCTGTTCCCCAGGATAGATCATGACTAACTCTCTACCCTGGACGATAAACTTGCCTGGTCGAAATTCCAACCGCAGTAGCAACTCGTTCTCACAGGCAATCTGCATTAATTTTTCATCATCAATTGCTTGTAAATAACCGCTACTAGTTGCCTTAATCGGATAAGCATCTGCGTCAAAATTTGTGGGGATTTCTACCACTTGCCGCCCAGATTGAGACAAGCCTTGTCCAATTTTTTCCGGAAATAGTCGATCTATAGCACGGTCGAACTCGGTACTGACCTCTAAGATAACGTGCGATACTTGAATGATTGTGGAAGCGTGATGAATAAAGTAGATCAGCAAACTGATGCTCGCGATTGCTAACACTAAGGCAACTGTCACTGATATCTGCGGCACAAAGGAATTGTAATCATTTCCCTCTCCTCGCACTGTCCGCAGCACGAGCAAGCAGTAGATAAACGTACCAATAAATGTCCCCAGCACAACTTGATTACCAATGTCCTGCATAAAGTTACGCAGCAAGCGGGGACCAAAATTAGAAGCAGCCAGTTGCAGAGCCACAATTGTAATTGAAAAGGCAGTACCCGCAACAGTAATTACAGAACCAGCGATAGCTGAAAGTACTGCTCTGGCTCCATTCGTCCCGCCTGTGTATATCCAGCCCCACTTTTCTAAGGGATCATAGTATCCTGCTCGGTCAAGCGTCAACATTGTAAACGCCAAGGCGATCGCGATCGTCACAATGACAGCTGGCAAGAACAAGTAGCTCGATTGGAGTGAATCCCATAGTTTAGCGATTTTGACGTTTTTCATTTGCCATCGTCCGCAGTTAGATTTTGGTTGCTGCTATTACCGTTTTTTGAGGCTCGGCTTTCAGCTAACCGCTCGGCTGTACTAAATCTCCGGCTTTAAATGTTGGGACAACAATTGATAAGGCGACAAATAATCCCAAGAGAATTATAGTTCTCTGAGCTAATTGCCCTAGCACCATGCCTAAATTTCGTGCTTGCCGATGCCTGTGAGTGACACGTTGTACTACTAACTTCAGCCAGCGAGCGGCAAAGAAAAATATGATAAAAACAACGAGCGCTAATACAATGTTTGGCAGCATGATGATAAAGCCATTAACTAGTGCTCCGATTTTATTCCATGCTGCTGTTGTTGCTGCCTGAAAATCCATAGTTGTTTATATTAATACCCAGAGTTTTGATGTTGAACCTTATGTTTTAAATTGGCGATCGCTTCGCTTCATTAGGTGTAACTTCATTCGAATTCTACTAGTGAAACGGCGTTTTTTCTATGGTAGAAACAAAAAGATAAAAGTTTACCTTGAGTTAGGAAAAATAGCTCTTAAATAATTAGGAGTTTAATTTTGAGAACACAGAAGATAGCTCAGTATTAAAATTAATAGGCTTAGAGAAAAAATGTATTTAACTAAACGAGCGAGGCAGATTAATGTGGAGAATTCTTTTTGATATTGCCAAAATCATTTCTAAGCTGGAGTAGAGGAAATCCGACAGTATTGTAGCTCGTCGTTGCAATTTTAATCTTACTAGCATCGAAAGCCTTGAGAATATCATGGCTAACGGTATCTTTAGGATCGTGAATCCCGTGTTCTCTGACAAGAAAGCGGATAGTCAGTTCAAACTAGTTGTCCGGTGGTAGCGAAAGTTGGGGTAAAAAAAATACTCTTCACAGAGTCTCCTGAATAGATATTAGTGATTGGCTCAGTATTATGTTGTCTTTGATTAGGAAAAAGCGTTGCGCGATCGCTTTGACGATTTAGCAATTTCCTATTGAAAACTTTATCTAAATCGTGACTGCGATATACAACGCTCGCAATTGGTTGAATTAAGAGATGAGTCATGAACTACAGTTAAGTGATTTAACTGTCTTTGTCTTAAAGCTAGATCTAGATAGTGGAAAAGTCGGGGAGATTGAGTGAAATTACCAAAAAATCACTCTAACAGTTTAGCTAGGTGCAGCAATTTACTGAGGAATAACTTGTTTTTCACTTACAAACATTCTTTACTACCCGTTAGTAAACTTGGCTTCAGTTAGATTGCCCTATCCTACAGAATTAGTAATTTAAATAATTAATCCATGGACAGAGGCAAATTTTTTCAATTTGGAAACATAGAAATAACAAAGAAATATTGAGTTAAAGAATATGAAACATAAAATTATTATCGCTGTTGTAGGAGCATTTACAGCTATTACAAGTTTCGCTAGCTCGGTTCGCGCCCAATCGATTCAAGATTTTACTTTATCTGGCGAATCGCTTGACGTTGAAAATTTAACAGTCAGAGATGATTACAAAGAATTCTTTGGAAGAAAGAGCGATCGCGAGAACATCTCATTAAATTCTAGAAATCTTAATCCGAATCGAGATGATGGTGTATGGCAAATTTCCGAACAAGTTGAGTTACAAGTCAATGAACCAATTGCACCTCCAGTTTTTCCTGCTTTCCCACGAGAAGATGGAGCATCAATAGTCAACGATATTGACAGAGTAGAGTTACAATACGAGCTGCTTGAATAAACTGCTGGCTCCGCAAAAATTGCCTACCGCTTCGTGCTACCCCCATTAAACCAATTACTAGAGTCAAGCGCGCTGCTTGCTCGATGAGCGTCTCCTAGGCAATCTCCCAGCGATTGAGGTGAAGCAATCCAAAAACGGCTGGACTTAGCAGTATTCCACATGCAAGTGCCGTCAGTGGTTCTGATGCCCACCAAGTCCGTCTAAATAAGTCAGATACTAGTCCGATTAATAGCACTAGCCCACCGACAGCCACCAATGCAATATTTAGTTCGTTCATGAGTTAGCCATCAAATTTACGGTTCCGATCTCTGACGAGATAGCAATTGAATCTCTTGACGCAAAGCCTTAACTTCAGCGTGCAGTGCTTCTATAGATTTAGCCCCTGCTATTTCCGCTTCGTCGTCTTCGGCATCGCGACCGAGAAAAAATGTCGCGATCGCTGCTGTCAAGTAACCAAATACGGCAAAAGCATACAACGCTAGGAAAAAGCAAAGCACTCGCCCTTCTGGAGTCTGGGGCCAGTATTCCGAACCCATTGTGGTCATAAGCATTGCCGTCCACCAGAGCGCCGTACCGTAGTCATTTAGACCGCGCCTATCAGGAGTATTGCTCTCAAAGGTATACATTCCTGCTGCTCCGACTAGGGTAATAACCAGCGTTGTTGCTACAACGTAGCCGAAGCCGCGACGACCTAAACTAGCACCGATCGCCCGCATCCCCCGATTCGTGCGTGTAATTACACGTAGTAACCTGATGCCACGAGCAACCTGTGCAGTACTTAGTACCCGTAAAACACGGACAAACCTAAACAGACGTAGTGCTGGTAGTGGTAGGGCAATAACTGTTAGCCAGTTGCGTCGAAGATAGACAAGCTTATATGGAGCTAGGGTAAATTCAAGGATGAAGTCTAGAATGAAGATTATCCAAATAACTGTGCCAAAGACTTGAAGTAAGGGGTTCAAGCCCCAGATTAGCTCAACAATAAACAGCGCCAACCACGCAAAGCCCAGCACGAGCATTGGTGTTTCTAGCCAGTCTTCTAGCTGTTGCAAAACTTCCTGTCGTTCTCGATTGAGTACCTGTTTTTCTGAGGATTTCATCTAGCAATGCTTGTTTTTCTTTTAGCGGTCATAGCTTCCTTTCCTCCGTCTGTTTGCATACAAGAGCAAACCGTTTTGGCGGTCGAGTAGATTGCGATCGCCCTTTTTCCAGCCGCCAAAACCGCAACACCTCGCCGACAGTTACTAGAACCAAAACGCCAATAGTTATAGGTAGAAAGGGACATAGTTCCACTTAGTTAAAACAAAAAAGTGGAAAACTAGGGAATCAAACAAAGTAGTTGTCTCTTCCACGAAATCTGCACCTTTTTTCATCAAACTTTTAGATACACATAAATGGTTGGGTTCCTATTTCAGTTCCTCTTAAAGGGTATGTACCATCAGATCAGCTGGTATACTGCCGCAATTTTCCTAGCTAGCTTGCTTGAAATGATGCTGGAGAAGCGGCAACAAATATAGTAGATAGTTGCTCAGGTGACGGAAGTTTTCAAAATAGAAGCAGGCAAGTAGTTAAGCAAGTAGCATACCTCACTCAACAAAGAACTTCAAAGATAACTAAACAAGTAATTTTTATAGGTGTAGAATACACCATCGATGTAATTCAAATGGCTGCTCAACAGGTCAAAAAGCATAATCTACCTACTGAAAATATAGCATTGATTAGCGTTAAAATTATGGGACTTGTTGAACCCAAGATGAAGATATATATTCCCAATCTTTATTTGAGAGTAAACATTAAACAATAGTAAACTGTTATTGGCGATCGCATTTTATTTGCTAATCAGCGATCGCCTTACTAAAATTTAAACAAATCAAATTATGTTCGCTCTAACCTACCTAGTAGCGGGTAGTAGTATCATCTCTTCGCTTCCTACCGCCAGTTAATCCTGCTAGACCAAATAGACCAATTAATCCTAGCCATCCCCAATCAAACCCATTATCAGCATAAACAACTCTGGGTGCAACCGTGGTTGGTGGAACAGTAGTAACTGGTCTTGGCGCACAGGAGGACAAAGTAAAAATTAAAAGTGCTGCGCTTAAGATAAGGGCACCAGTACTAACAAATTTAGATAATTTAAAACCTTTCATGGTAAAAATGTTTTTTTACTTGTAATTTACTAAAATTCAAACAGTTTCAGCCTTATTTACCTAACTCTAAGGCTTAATCAGAAATATTATTCCTGATAATCAGTACGACGGTTTAGAGTGGGGTCTCAAAAGTAGTACGATTCCCTATTACTTGTTTGTTTTTTACCAATTTAGTAGTTAATAATCTAGATTAAATCAATCATTAGTTAGAAAGATATTTTATTGCCATATCTTTCTTAAGAAACATAGTTTTATTATTGTCAGTCATTTAGTTTTGTAAAGTAGTGTATAGGCAACAAAGCTCACGTCAACTTTTTTT
This genomic interval carries:
- a CDS encoding mechanosensitive ion channel family protein: MDFQAATTAAWNKIGALVNGFIIMLPNIVLALVVFIIFFFAARWLKLVVQRVTHRHRQARNLGMVLGQLAQRTIILLGLFVALSIVVPTFKAGDLVQPSG
- a CDS encoding helix-turn-helix domain-containing protein is translated as MPKHLTVKAHLTIEELERRYRQARDAIELTHYQTIWLLAQGRSTKDISAVVGYTPNSIRRLTREYNQHGPEVLRNRRRNQLGAPTLLTKWQQAQLAQALQGPAPDGGLWNSRRVAEWMSKLLNRPVGVQRGWEYLRLIQKRIEGAQPWSKTDV
- a CDS encoding DUF2254 domain-containing protein, with translation MKNVKIAKLWDSLQSSYLFLPAVIVTIAIALAFTMLTLDRAGYYDPLEKWGWIYTGGTNGARAVLSAIAGSVITVAGTAFSITIVALQLAASNFGPRLLRNFMQDIGNQVVLGTFIGTFIYCLLVLRTVRGEGNDYNSFVPQISVTVALVLAIASISLLIYFIHHASTIIQVSHVILEVSTEFDRAIDRLFPEKIGQGLSQSGRQVVEIPTNFDADAYPIKATSSGYLQAIDDEKLMQIACENELLLRLEFRPGKFIVQGRELVMIYPGEQINQKLTKEFRDAFILGRERTEQQDVEFPIHQLVEIALRAISPAVNDPFTAIRCIDRLSAGLSRLAQRNFPSPYRYDDKDNLRVIAQPVTFAGLTDAAFNQIRQYSTSDVAVTIRLLEAIATIALYTQNSRLRAALRRHAEMIKHDSFDGVSQQLDKKDIEERYQAVIKVL
- a CDS encoding ion transporter, whose protein sequence is MKSSEKQVLNRERQEVLQQLEDWLETPMLVLGFAWLALFIVELIWGLNPLLQVFGTVIWIIFILDFILEFTLAPYKLVYLRRNWLTVIALPLPALRLFRFVRVLRVLSTAQVARGIRLLRVITRTNRGMRAIGASLGRRGFGYVVATTLVITLVGAAGMYTFESNTPDRRGLNDYGTALWWTAMLMTTMGSEYWPQTPEGRVLCFFLALYAFAVFGYLTAAIATFFLGRDAEDDEAEIAGAKSIEALHAEVKALRQEIQLLSRQRSEP
- a CDS encoding WGxxGxxG family protein — translated: MKGFKLSKFVSTGALILSAALLIFTLSSCAPRPVTTVPPTTVAPRVVYADNGFDWGWLGLIGLFGLAGLTGGRKRRDDTTTRY
- a CDS encoding IS1 family transposase, with product MPACPICASSQTVKNGRIHNGKQRFKCHECGRQFVEHPQKKVIDQNTREWIDRLLLERISLAGIARVAQVSEQWLQSYVNQKYAQVPRQVQVTPKKGVLTIQCDELWSFVDHKGNKQWVWLALDADTREIVGVYIGTRDETAARQLWNSLPPVYRQCAVAYTDFWAAYAAVLPNKRHRAVGKETGKTSYVERFNNTLRQRVSRLVRKTLSFSRSLENHIGAIWYFVHYYNASLLV
- a CDS encoding type II toxin-antitoxin system YhaV family toxin, producing the protein MIVNGWRIYFINRLFGKQRRDLQAEVRQLKKKLSFEEYQSHATVKLYAAIMVAIKEKIPLDPFASYFALFGLLKKYSRVKKMGLPDRYRLFFRTLQTPEHKAIFILWLGYPRKQGDKNDCYKAFTKMVQRGEFPESLNALLLNSDQD